In Callospermophilus lateralis isolate mCalLat2 chromosome 4, mCalLat2.hap1, whole genome shotgun sequence, one genomic interval encodes:
- the Triml1 gene encoding putative E3 ubiquitin-protein ligase TRIML1, with product MSILDKMSTADLMENLREELTCFICLDYFSSPVTTECGHSFCLRCLLKSWEEQNTLLSCPECWRTLGGPHFQPNERLGRLASIGRQLRSQVLQNEEEPGTCGRLSSTRVFSDDEQSVNVFASQSHGINRVYLSSEAEEQHREKLQEILSLLRKKRKESQAILTHERERVILCKEETKTCKQVVVSEYMKMHQFLKEEEQLQLQLLEKEERENMKKLRDNEIQLTQQIRSLSKMIGQIESTCQNSAFESFEEIRGALERSESLLLQCPEATATELSLCHITGMREMLRKFSTEITLDPATANAYLVLSEDLKSVRYGGIRQQLPDNPERFDQSATVLGAQFFTHGRHYWEVEVGNKTEWEVGICKDSVNRKGNLPKPPGDLFSLIGLKIGEDYSLWVSSPLKGQHVQEPVNKVGVFLDYESGHIAFYNVTDESLIYSFPPASFQEALRPIFSPCLPNEGTNTDPLVICSLKSHI from the exons ATGTCCATTCTTGACAAAATGTCTACGGCAGATTTGATGGAGAATCTCAGGGAAGAACTCACCTGCTTCATCTGCTTGGACTATTTCAGCAGCCCAGTGACCACTGAGTGTGGACATAGCTTTTGCCTGAGGTGTCTCCTTAAGAGCTGGGAGGAACAAAACACACTTTTATCTTGTCCTGAGTGTTGGAGGACTTTGGGGGGCCCTCATTTCCAGCCCAATGAGCGACTGGGGAGACTGGCTAGCATCGGCAGGCAGCTCAGATCCCAGGTGCTGCAGAATGAGGAGGAACCAGGCACCTGTGGGAGACTATCCTCCACTAGAGTGTTCTCTGATGATGAGCAGAGTGTAAATGTTTTTGCAAGCCAGAGTCATGGAATAAACAGAGTGTATCTCTCGAGTGAGGCTGAGGAGCAACACAGA GAGAAACTCCAGGAGATCCTAAGTCTTCTGCGTAAAAAGAGGAAGGAATCTCAGGCTATACTGACCCACGAGAGGGAGAGAGTGATATTGTGTAAG GAAGAGACAAAAACTTGTAAACAGGTTGTTGTGTCAGAATATATGAAAATGcaccagttcctgaaggaggaggaACAGCTCCAGCTGCAGCTACTAGAAAAGGAGGAAAGAGAGAACATGAAGAAACTGAGGGACAACGAGATCCAGCTCACCCAGCAAATCAGAAGCTTAAGCAAAATGATTGGACAGATAGAGTCTACGTGTCAGAACTCAGCTTTTGAATCTTTTGAG GAAATAAGAGGAGCCCTGGAAAG GAGCGAGTCACTCCTGCTTCAGTGTCCAGAGGCCACTGCCACAGAACTGAGTCTGTGCCACATCACTGGAATGAGGGAGATGCTAAGAAAATTCAGCA CAGAGATAACTCTGGACCCAGCAACTGCCAATGCCTATCTAGTCTTGTCTGAGGATCTGAAAAGTGTGAGATACGGAGGAATCAGACAGCAGTTACCTGACAACCCAGAAAGATTCGACCAGTCTGCGACGGTGCTGGGAGCTCAGTTCTTCACCCACGGAagacactattgggaggtggaagTGGGAAACAAGACCGAGTGGGAGGTGGGCATCTGCAAGGACTCCGTGAACAGAAAGGGAAACCTGCCAAAGCCCCCTGGGGACCTCTTTTCACTTATAGGTTTAAAAATTGGGGAGGATTATAGTCTCTGGGTCTCATCACCTTTGAAAGGGCAACACGTCCAAGAGCCTGTGAATAAGGTTGGTGTTTTCTTAGACTATGAATCTGGACACATAGCATTCTACAACGTGACAGACGAGTCCCTCATCTACAGCTTCCCTCCAGCCTCTTTCCAAGAAGCTCTCAGGCCTATCTTCTCCCCTTGCCTCCCAAATGAAGGGACAAACACGGACCCTCTTGTCATCTGCTCACTGAAGAGCCACATCTGA